CAAAAAACATTAAAGCTCTTCCGTTGTATTAAAAGGATTAAAGAACAACCAATACTACtgtaattcttttaattaaaaactaaatttttgactAAAGTAGAATGAGTTTCATTTTATATCCAATTAATGTTAATTGTCTGCTAAATTGATATGAagatatttatactttttgaaactAATCAAACATATTCTTCAGCTATATCATTACTGATAATTCATCAGTTATGAACTCAAATCAAAAAGTGCTGGAATAGCAATGATAACTTTActcattattataaaacagtcaatttttaaatgaaacttcattgTGTTAAGATTTGTATTTTTCTGAGTAAATGATTATTTTCGTGAAATACACTTACTCTTCAGAAATTAGTAATGTTCATAGTTAATAGTAATTAGATTATCTACTACAATAAAACCTAAGTtataataaaacctattatattCACTTTGATGGATTATTATGCCTTATAATGGGATTTAGTTCAATTTCTACTTATGcattaattttcttacatttatactatttataatactctctattttgcaaattatattacacaattaattCTTTTCCTTTTTGCTGTTGCAGTTTTATTCTCAATAAGAAGCAAATGTTGTCCTCAGTGAGAGTTTCTGTAAGACGAGCAATGGCGACGAATGTAGCAAAGAAGATTGATCAGGTGCAGGGAGCTGCACTGGAGGAGTCATGTATTTTGGTTGACAACAGCGATAAAGTGATCGGGAGAGCGAGTAAACACGACTGTCACAAAGTTGGGCCTGACGGAAACATTCCTCTGCATCGAGCATTTAGTGTTTTCATATTCAATTCCAAAAATGAGATTTTACTCCAGAAAAGATCTGACATGAAAGTTACATTCCCAGGCTATATTACAAACGCCTGTTGTAGCCACCCGTTATTTGATGGTGAAGGTGAGACAGAAGAGAAGAATGCTCTAGGTATTCGGCTGGCAGCGCAGCGCAGGCTCCAGCACGAGTTAGGCATACCAAAACATGAAATAGACATTGATGCTTTGCAATATTTGACAAGGATACATTATAAGTCTGTTGGTGATGGTGTTTGGGGTGAACATGAAATTGACTATATACTTTTTCTATGTAAAGATGTGACTTTGAATCCGAACCCAAACGAGGTCAGCCGAGTGTGTTTTGTTCCTAAAAATGAGTTTAACACGTTTCTGAATAAGCTAGAAGAACCTATCACTCCGTGGTTTCGGCTTATCGTGGAAAACAGGCTCAGTAAATGGTGGGACAACATAAATGATCTAAAAAGATTTTATGATCATGGTAACATCAATACATTTGGcagcacaaattttaatttgtgataatGTGATTTAAGTTCGGAACTGAGTGATGTAGTAACAAATTCTGCTAATGTTGgatctaatatttttgctatttatgtTTAGTATCTTTAGcatttgtaagtttatttttttcaaagttctTCATAATTTATCTTACAGAAATAGTCATTTCTTACatacaagaaatgttattttagatttcaaaCATGATATAACTCAAAAGAAACGGgctatttgtaataattttaaaacaatgaagtGTGTTGTGtatttgaaactgtttttaaGAAAGGATAACAGGATCGGACATTTGCCAcgttatagtttataaaaattataacacaacgttttgaggattggaatctatcctctggtattaatacatacaacaaTAATGAGCAGAAAGAAGTATTTTTAACAGAACTGTTTAACagagtttattatattatttttgttatcttaTTGTAAGCTTCATTCTACTCTGTCCAAATGTTCATTGCCTGCTAAAACTAAGTGCTATTCAGTTTAATGTGCCTTATCAGGTAGGAATGTAGCATTTGTTggaatagtttaaataaatggaCATTTTGGTAAATGAAAATATGTTGCTATCAATCTTTtcactgtatttttaaaaacccataaataaagaatacatttaaaatatagaaactgaTTGTAGATTTGGTATCACACAGTGACAAATACACTAGATCCAATTTTGCATTTCCAAGTTTTACTTCGAAATGATTGTTTATGGCAGGGGAAAGTTGGTAAGTCCAGGTAATCTTTAGTCAAATATGTCTTTACAGCTTAGGCCAAGTAATCACTTTGGACTATTATCGCAGTAATAGTAATTATTCATGCAATCTTCTGTTTTGTCAACTATTTCTAAATGTGGatgttgtaacatttatattgtataattagaGATTAACATGCCTATTAATTATCTTATGTGTAGTCGCATCTGTCGGCTACCTCTAGCGTACATGAAAGTCTGTAACCAACCAATACTCGGAAATTTAGATCTGTGATAGATGTTGATCTGGTTGTTAAATTATTTGCTTGTTCTGATAAAACTACTGAGTGATGTCTCAacatcaagttttttttttttaaaccaaacaaaattcCCAAAATGTTCTTGAAATTTGATTAAACGACAAAAATATTGCAACTTAGGAGTGACATAGGTTGCCCCAAGGAactaaattttaccaaaaaaagagcactttttatttttttaacactatttgAGGAATGAGACATAATTTATGCAGTTCATTATATCGCACCAAATCATTTAGCTATGTGCTGCTGCAGTTATAGCATCTTGTACATAGCAGAAAGTGACTGAAATATGAACTTAGAGTAGCTGGAATATACTGGGGGTTCACAGTATTATTTAACCTGCCAAAGAAGAATAGACTGACTGATCTTTATCCTACCCAGGCCAGGATAAAGAGTCACTGCATCAGATTTTAGAGTACTTAGAGATGGTTAGGCCGTAAATAGCATCCTTactgacaaaatttaatttagctatTTAGAGAAATTAACATAACAGGAATAGCTTTAACAAGCTTTTAAAAAGGATTCAGATAGTAGAAACTGTGTTTGTTCAATACTATTGTTTTAGATTATCTCtctgaaaaaataatacatgCATGATCATGTGAGGACAATGTATGTGAAATGTTCTATCATGAATATAGAAATTAATTGTACATTACTTTTAACCTACATGTGCTATGAGTTGCATTACATTAGAATAATCGGATGATGTTCATCAATTGATGTGTTTCacatagcaaataaaaaatatcgttcttacatacatacacacacattttacatattttaattctttgACAAATTTGTGgactgaaaaagaaaaaatagagaacagaaacatttcatttgattttttccAAGTTGTTCAAGATATGTGACAACAATGATGATGGTTAGTATATTTTGGTTCTTTCTACAAAACAGacataagattatattttaataaatatttatatcttcatAGACAACAATTTCTTGCTGTAACCATAGTAACAGTCTAGATTTTTAGTAAGAATGACCAGCAGTTAAGAGGGTTAAgctgttatatttatatgcagttaataattttatggaagacaatagatttgtttttaagagtaattttatGGTATAAAATTAACAGTATAATACTATATAACGGATCATGCACATGGAGAGTGTAAATGATGGTAAAGCTCTTACAAAATGTTGTGTCTGTACAAGCTTGTGGTTTtgattttctgtattatttattttagttgattataaatattcatgtatcatagattatattgtttattacacgCAGCACCATACCTTTTACCAATTTAAATCTTGTGGGCTGTAACTTTTAGTTGTGATTTTAGTATACTAAATCATTTTTActgaagtattaaaatatttgttgttttgttatttttaatgtttttgaagttGTAATCTACTTAGTAGTGatgtgtaaacatttatattactcaatattaaaatgttattttttgatttgtttgataattatttgacCTAGATTCCATTGTTTTTATCAAtgtaaattctattttttaaattatacaattttatattagcaGTTGTGACTAATATGTTGGCTCAAAGAGAAACATAATTTCTCCCTTCTTGTCTTCTTTTTGggccacatttaatttattttctgcagTTTAAAAGACtaaatctaaaaaactaaaagaatacaATCTAGCTTGGTTCATGCAATTTTAACACTTGTTCAATATAACTAGTGTTATTGTACACTACGTACGTatagtcccagcggagcaagtactttttgtgattcagtgtttattgaaattgtgtgtgtgtgtgtgtgcgcgcatgcgcgcatttatacatttttccatgcattacaacagttaaaagcGTACATAATTTTATATGGAATTTTATGATCTagtgttaaaatgtttgtaattacatttaggaactttattctttaaaaaattcataatattagtttttagggtattcattttaaaaacttcaactaTCCGCCATCTTTAAACATGATGcgagaatataatattaatttttataattatttgaaattgcatgaaaaataattgtaccaaatttCTCATATCTTATATACTGGTtcctgaaataaaaactaaaaaacacatatagacagacaaaTGGTAAACAAAAAGAGATGAATAATTGCTTGCACTTACTTTCTAGCTGGTCCATGAAACAATATCTTAAAGTTTTTTAGAGAGTTTTGTTGCattctgtatatataaaacaataccccctcacaataataaaaaacatattaaatctttGATTGGTAGTTGTTTACTGTCTATAAGTAATCAGTGTATCCTGTACTCCCTATTTGCAGAGTGATTGTTAATGATggtaaacacatttatttgtaattaatgacTAACATGTTCTTAAAACttctattaattaaaatcaattatttttcattaacctAAAACCATAAATTATTTAGCTATAATGGTAATAGGCAGTATTAAAACAtctcaatttaacaaaattattttcgtGTACTCAGTATGGGAGCGCTTAAGaatttttgtaaactaattacACAAATGTGTTACCATTTCTAAATCATAGGGTTGATGTTTTAAAGTCCAAAATCACAAAGCCCAAAATATCATCTGTTTTTGAAAATTGCCTTACTCTTTATTACTAACACTGGTATGTCAGTcaagaaatacttttttaatgttatggtTCTGTCCAAAAAACTAAGGcatttcatttgaataaaaattattttaaactatttaagttgacagatgtttaatttttctactaGTAcggttttgtttcaaaaaattaatagttcatattattttatgtttgtttataaaagattaataaataactaaaggagATTAATTTATACCACATATGTACACACACATaagaatccatacaagaagaagaacatactcctatacaaatataaatcaatcgagtttaaaattaagataaactagcaacccattttagagttaaaattaacataaaacaaattatcatacatataagatagaaatacataaactattgtaaaattgaatcatcaaataaaataatttctttagaccaaataccacagaatacattaaatcttaatatcaaggagattgttatgcaaaataagtttacaacacctggagtttataaagtgaatttagatcagctggtgactttacaataatggaattttattcttttgaatgatgGCTTAATATGAGACTGAGAAAAACCTTTTTACATCAAAGTTAATCAacattttgagttattaaatacagtaatacattttattatttgtgttaaattggtgaatctcgatttttgtaaaagaacagaATAGACATATACTAGATGATGAACGTGAATATTGGAtgacaaccagaactctcagatcttcaaggattactactaccagtattaaatccacactaaaccgacaaggatgattggaagatgaataagtgtcaatcgaacacacaaactaaaactggatttgaactcaagtaagatctacccaatttatgattccaaatctttcaaCATTCGAacctattttgtataaattcaaatcttAACATGCACCAcaaccttttctatgttggatataattttttttatgtgcccatggcagtataattcaTGAAACTCTGTATCatacatgtgacaaataaactcaataataattgtaaatcaaacatttatttatttatatcaatagctagttaagcaagggcaaaagaacgagttaataaataaataaaagaaaaagtcaaaTTAATACTACTTAACTATAATCTCCTTTTACTATTATTCCCAGGAGGAAATGAATTGTTCACCCCATCCATAGATAATGAACTGTGGACTGATCTTAACCTCCAGAATACACTGAGTatttcttctgttttttttttcaactcaatatttgtgaatgtgtacaaataaaataattgataaaccacattttaaatacaattatttgccACAGACCTTTCTATACTATCTTGAATGTATTCATTAACAGGAATAATTTTGTTAAGgatgtgaatttttatttattattaactgtgAAACATTGTTTCTCATTGAAGCGAATTTTTGTCTTAATATTcctaaaaaagacaaaaataaatagcaattattggttggaatatatatttttttacaattttaataaatctttgcTCCTTAACGAGCTTACCTCCAAAGTGTAAATGTACACAACGGAGCTATGGTGAGAACatttgatttaatacaaattaatgtagAGTTTAGTTCCGCATAACCTTCCACTCTGTGCAGAGTCTGATGTCTGACACTGTCACAAAAgtgactcatggaatctggagcCCACGTCCGTCTACAGAGATCCCAGAAAGTTGATGTTGAATACACCCAAAACGA
The Homalodisca vitripennis isolate AUS2020 chromosome 1, UT_GWSS_2.1, whole genome shotgun sequence DNA segment above includes these coding regions:
- the LOC124353041 gene encoding isopentenyl-diphosphate Delta-isomerase 1-like isoform X1, with product MGSTFILNKKQMLSSVRVSVRRAMATNVAKKIDQVQGAALEESCILVDNSDKVIGRASKHDCHKVGPDGNIPLHRAFSVFIFNSKNEILLQKRSDMKVTFPGYITNACCSHPLFDGEGETEEKNALGIRLAAQRRLQHELGIPKHEIDIDALQYLTRIHYKSVGDGVWGEHEIDYILFLCKDVTLNPNPNEVSRVCFVPKNEFNTFLNKLEEPITPWFRLIVENRLSKWWDNINDLKRFYDHGNINTFGSTNFNL
- the LOC124353041 gene encoding isopentenyl-diphosphate Delta-isomerase 1-like isoform X2; this translates as MLSSVRVSVRRAMATNVAKKIDQVQGAALEESCILVDNSDKVIGRASKHDCHKVGPDGNIPLHRAFSVFIFNSKNEILLQKRSDMKVTFPGYITNACCSHPLFDGEGETEEKNALGIRLAAQRRLQHELGIPKHEIDIDALQYLTRIHYKSVGDGVWGEHEIDYILFLCKDVTLNPNPNEVSRVCFVPKNEFNTFLNKLEEPITPWFRLIVENRLSKWWDNINDLKRFYDHGNINTFGSTNFNL